In Crinalium epipsammum PCC 9333, the genomic window GATAGTTTTTTATCTGGATCACCCAGAAATAGTTGATGAGGTAGAGTCCTCCTACGGACAAACTCACCAAATCTATGACTGCCCGAGGTGTGCTAACCCGGTAGTGCTTCGAGATGGTGAAATGGTGGCTCTAGGGAATCAACCGGGAGTGGTAGCCGAGGAACTGGCAAACCTTGAAGTCCGTGAAGAAGTAAATTCTCGCAATGACTCTCAGGGAGAGCAAGAATTAGTTCCTTGTTAACAAGGTGGCGCTGATTTTGAATTTAGTGCCGATGATGATTTGGCAGTGTTTACACCGTCTCTAGTTAGGTCGATCGTCATGCAAGAAGAGCTCAATATCCTAATCCAAGCTCAATATCCTCTCATCTACCTCGTAACATCCGAGGAAGAGCGGGCAGAAAAAACAATTGCTGCGATCGCTCAGATGAAACCCCAACCAAGGCGTGTCTTTATTTGGACTGTCACCCACGGCATCATCGAGTACGGTCAACCCCGCCACCTGACCCAACACAATACCGTTTCTCCAGAAGCTGCGGTTGAATGGGTGATCAGGCAGAAAGAACCAGGCATTTTTATATTTAAAGATTTACATCCATTTATAGATTCACCAGCCACGACTCGATGGTTGCGAGATGCGATCGCCGGATTTAAAGGCACAAATAAAGTTATTATTTTAATGTCGCCAGTACAGCATATTCCTATTGAACTGGAAAAAGAAGTAGTTGTAATGGACTACCCTTTACCAGACCTGGCAGAACTAAATCACGTACTTTCTTATCAGTTAGAGCAATCTCGCACTCGTAAAACTTCTACCGAAACCAGAGAAAAACTTCTCAAAGCTGCCCTTGGTTTAACTAAGGATGAAGCTGAAAAAGTTTATCGTAAAGCATACGTTAAAACTGGACGGCTGACAGAAGAAGAAGTAGATATTGTTCTTTCTGAGAAAAAGCAACTAATCCGTCGTAACGGCATTTTAGAATACATTGAAGAAGATGAAACAATTGATGCCGTCGGTGGTTTAGACGAGTTAAAGCGTTGGTTGAGACAGCGTTCAAATGCTTTTACCGAAAGAGCAAGAGAATATGGCTTACCTCAACCGAAGGGGATGTTAATCCTGGGTGTACCTGGTTGTGGTAAATCTCTGATTGCTAAAACAACTGCCCGTCTGTGGAGTTTACCTTTGCTACGTCTAGATATGGGGCGCGTCTATGACGGCTCTATGGTAGGACGTTCTGAGGCTAACTTACGGAATGCACTAAAAACAGCAGAATCAATTTCTCCAGCTATTTTATTTATTGATGAGTTGGATAAAGCTTTTGCTGGTAGCGGTGGTTCTGCGGATTCTGATGGTGGTACTTCCAGCCGGATATTCGGTTCTTTTCTTACCTGGATGCAGGAAAAAACTTCTCCAGTATTTGTAATGGCAACAGCGAACCGTGTAGAACGTTTGCCTGGAGAGTTTTTACGCAAGGGTAGGTTTGATGAGATTTTCTTTGTTGACTTACCAACACCAGAAGAGCGGGAAGAAATATTTAAGATTCATCTGATTAAGCGGCATAGAGATATCGAACGCTTTGATATCGAACAACTGGCTAAAGTAGCTGATGGTTTTTCCGGTGCAGAAATTGAGCAAGCACTAATCGCTGCGATGTACGATGCTTTTGCTCAGGATCGGGAATTCTCTCAACTAGATATTATTGCAGCCATTAAAGCGACTATGCCGCTTTCTCGGACAATGACTGAGCAGGTTACAGCCCTACGGGATTGGGCTAGACAGCGCGCGCGACCTGCTGCGTCCTCCGTCGCCGAATATCAGCGATTGGAGTTTTAACAGGCTTTCTCCTGCTCCCAACAGGGGTAAAGGCTAGCAGATTGCTAGCAGTTTGACAAAAGACCGCCAGAGCGGTGATTCAAAAACAAAATGTTGTCGTTTATTTAACTCTCTACTGGAGGAAACCCAAATGTCACACTTTAGCACTCTACGCACCAAAATCACCGATGCAGAAATCTTGAAAGCTTCTCTGCGTGATTTAGGCATTAGCGTTAAGTCAGAAGCTGATGTTCGTGGATATAACGGACAGCGCGTTCGTGCAGACCTAGTTGCCGTTTTGGAAGGCGAATACGATCTAGGCTGGTCTCGGAATGGCGACGGCTCTTTCGACTTGATCGCTGACCTGTGGGGCGTTGCTAAAAAGCACAATCAAACTGAACTGATTAATTCAATCAATCAAAAATACGCTGTTAACAAAACCTTGGCTGAAGTTAAGAATCGCACAGGTCTAAAAGATGCCAACGTTAAGTTGGTTCTGCAATAGTCTTGTTTTGTTCTGCGCGTTACCAAAAAACGGGTTAATCGAAATCTAGATTAACCCATTTTTTTATCAATAGCAAAACCCAGCTTACCGAAAATTTGGGGTATAAAGCCCCGTCATGAAGAGCGTAGCGGAGGACGGCTTTTTTCGATCAATCAAATATGGTATAATCTTATCATCAATAAGCAGTGATAAGATGCTAGTCTACGAATCCAAGTTAGAAGGAGCAAAACACCAGTACGAGAAGCTTGATGAAGCTATTCGTACTGGTGTTTTTGTTCGCAATGCTTGCATTCGCTTATGGGTGGATGGGGGGGCTAAAAGTCGCAATGACTTGTACAAGTACTGTAAGATACTTGCGGACAACCCCGAATTCCCTTGGGCTAAACTACTTAACTCTCAAGCTAGGCAAGCTAGTGCGGAGAGGGCGTGGGCATCTATCAGCAGGTTCTTTGATAATTGTAGAAAGAAGATACCAGGGAAGAAAGGCTTTCCAAAGTTCAAAAAAGACCGTCCTAATCATGGTTCTATTGAATACAAGCAAACAGGATTTAAACTATCAGAAGACACGAAGTACATCAGTTTCACTGATGGTTTTAAGGCTGGTTGTTTCAGGCTGTGGGGAACCCGTGACTTGCACTTCTACGGCTTAGACAAAATTAATCGAGTCAGGGTTGTTAGACGTGCAGACGGCTACTATGCTCAGTTCTTGATTGATCACGACAGAATAGAGCCGAGGGAACCATCGGGTACAACTGTTGGATTGGACGTTGGCTTGAGTCATTTTTATACTGATTCAAATGGTAAAACTGTAGATAACCCCAGACATTTAAGGAAGTCCGAGAAACGTCTCAAGCGCCTACAAAGACGAGCTAGTAAAAAATTCAAAAAAGGACAATCACAATCTAATAATTATAAAAAAGCCAAGAAGAAATTAGCCAGATCGCACTTGCAGGTATCCAGGCAGCGTAAAGACTTTGTTGTGAAAACAGCATTGTGCGTAGTCCAGTCTAACGACTTGGTAGCCTATGAAGATTTGCAGGTGCGGAATATGGTTAAAAATCATTGTTTAGCCAAGTCAATTAATGATGCTTCTTGGGCAATGTTTAGGGAATGGGTTGAGTATTTCGGTAAAGTTTTTGGTGTAGCTACTGTTGCTGTGCCACCATACAATACCAGTCAGAAATGCTCAAATTGTTCTGCCATAGTTAAGAAAAGTTTGAGTACTAGGACTCATGTATGCGCGTGTGGTGCGGTATTAGATCGTGACCACAACGCAGCACTGAACATTCTGGAGTTAGGACTTCGTACTGTAGGGCATACAGGAACGCAAAAAGCCTCTGGAGATAGCAACCTCTGTATTGACGAGGGAACTTGTCAAGATAAGTTGGATCGTGGAAAGAGGAAGCCTCAAGAGTGATCTTGAGAATCCTCGCGCGTACTGCTAGCGCAGAACAACACGCCGAGGAGAATGTCAAAATTGTATAGCTGGGAATATTTTTTTATTCATAAAACATCTCTAAAAAAGAATGTAGAGACGTTGTATACAACGTCTCTACAAGGGTTCAAGGGCTTGCCCTGAGCTTGCCGAAGGGTTAGCACTTTTAATTTCTGGAGAGGTCTATTAGACCTCCTGAAAAATAACTAAGGATGACTGGTAGAACGTCATCATTTGATTTACGAATGGTTATGTTGTTAGTGATTTAGCCATCTATTTTGGCACGGAGTTGCTTAGTCTTCAGTCTTGACTGTTGATTTTGAGCGCCATGCTGCTGTCATCCGTCCCAAGTTAGTAGTGAACTCGTTCCAACCTAATAAGTTTCCGGCTCTTTCTTCATCCCAAGAAGCAGATAAGACTCCATAACTCAGCCCTAAGACTCCCAAGCCAAAAAAGCTAATACTTATGATCACTACAGCTACGTTGGGTAAATTGAACCATTCTTTGCTGACGATCAAATAACTGATAATGAAAGTCAGCATCCCCATAGCCGTAGGTAAACCAGAGAAGAAAGCTACGCGGCGAATCATTCTGTTACTAACAACAGTTGGTACTGCCGCCGAGTTTGAAGCTGGCTTTGGCTTTTCAGTGGGATTTTTGGTAATAGCTTGGGGTGCTGGCTGGGTTTTTGGGGGTTTTTGGCGAGTCTTCTTAGCGGGTTCAAAAGGTAAGCGAACCCTTTCAGCATCCTCGCTTTGGCGTTCTTCAGAAGACATATTTATTGTTTAACCACGAATGCCGAGACGAGCGATCAAAGCTTGGTAGTTTTGCTGGTCTTTCTTTTGGATGTAGGCTAATAAACGCTTCCTTTGACCAATAATGGTCAATAATCCCCGCCTAGAAGCATGATCTTTGTGATTTGCTTTTAGGTGAGTGCTGAGTCGATTAATGCGCTCAGTCATCATGGCAACTTGGACTTCGGCAGACCCAGTATCCGTTTCATGAACTTGATACTCAGTCATTATTTCTTGTTTGCGCTGTTGCGTCAGGGACATGGATACCCTCTATCTCTTAAATACAGTAGTTTTTTATATTATCACTTTAATCATTGTGAGCGAAATTAACTTGCTGGTGGCGCATGGGGTTGAAAAAATCTCATATTCAGGACTTACGCAGAGATCCCCCTAAATCCCCCTTTTGAAGGGGGACTTTGAATTTCCCCCCTTTTTAAGGGGGGTAGGGGGGATCAAGGTTTCAGACTTTCGGTGCGTAAGTCCTAATATTGTTACATTTACGTTTTTTGCGAGTCTCCGCATTCTAAATTGCAAATTCAAAATCGGTTAACTTATGTAGCAATAGTTGAATTTTAGAAGGATCTGCCATACATGGGAAAAAAGCATCTTCCGTATCTGCTGTGGCAACGACTCAGCAGCAAGGGACCAAGTGCTGTGATGCGTATAGGTGTACCTAAGTTTACTTGGGCAGATCTTTACCATTCCCTGGTAACTATTTCCTGGCTTCAGTTCTTGGGACTGGTAGCCTTATTTTATATAGCTACGAATACCCTGTTTGCTTTTGCTTACTTAGCAGGGGGAGATTGCATTAAGAATGCGCGACCTGGCTTTTTCCCAGATGCTTTCTTCTTTAGTGTTCAAACTATGGCAACTATAGGTTATGGTGGGATGTTTCCGCGCACACCCTATGCCAATGTTGTAGTCACAGTGGAGGCGCTGTTAGGTTTGGTAGGGGTGGCGATGGTGACAGGGTTGGCGTTTGCGAGGTTTTCTTTGCCGACAGCGCGAGTGTTATTCAGTAAAGTTGCTGTCATTGCTCCCTATAACCGCGTTTCCACGTTGATGTTTCGGACAGCTAATGCGCGTGGCAACCTGATTATGGAGTCACAGATTCGGGTTACTTTGGTTCGCAATGAAGTTAGCTTGGAAGGAGAATATATGCGTCGCTTATACGATCTTAAGCTGGTGCGTAGAGAAACTCCGATTTTTGCGCTTTCTTGGACGGTAATGCACCCAATTGACAATAGAAGCCCTTTGTATGGATGTACTGCTGAAAGCTTAATAGAGGATGGGGTGGAAATTGTGGTGACGCTTACCGGAATTGATCAAACAGTTGCCCAAACTATACATAGCCATCATGTGTTTACGGCACAAGATATTTTGTGGAATATGAAGTTTGTGGATATTTTTCACCGGACTCCAGATGGCAAACCCTGGATAGACTATACTCGCTTCAACGATGTTACAAGTCCGTGACATACCTACACCTCCTGATTACAGGTAGGTGTAGGCTTCTCAGCGACTCTTCGTGGAAGACATTGACTGAGCTTTTAGATCGTGCGTCCCACGATTCTTTATATTTATTGCCGCGTTCAAATCCCTACACAAATTGACCTGACAATTAGGGCAATTATGGGTTCTTTGAGATAGCGGCTTTTTCACTTTATGACCACAACTAGAACATTCTTGGCTTGTGCCATTGGGATTTACAGCTACTACCTTCAAACCAGCATTTTCGGCTTTGTTTGAAAGTATGATTACAAACTGTCCCCAACCAGCATCATTTATACTTTTAGCCAATCTTGTTTTAGCCAGTCCTTTAATATTTAACTTCTCAACAGCTATAACATCATACTTTTCGAGTAATGTATTGGCTGTTTTAAAATGAAAATCAATTCTGGTATCAGCAACTTTTTTATGCTGAATTCCTAGTTTTTTAATCGCTTTCTTGCGACGATTAGAGCCTTTAGTTCTACGCGAAACACGACGCTGTGCTGATTTTAGCTTGCGTTCAGATTTACGCAAGAATTTAGGTGCAGCAATTCTTTCATTGTCTGATGTGACAATAAAATCAATTAAACCTACATCAATCCCAACAACATTGTCAGAATTAAAATCAGGTTTAATCTCTGGAACTGTTTTGTCATCAAGACTCAAGGTGACATAGTAACCTTTGGCTTTCTTAGTTACGGATACAGTCTTGATATCAAACCCATCCGGTATTGGACGATGAGCAATTACTTTTATATCGCCAATTTTAGCTAACTTAATTTTGTTATTTACAAAATGGTATTTTTTGAATTGGGGATAGGTGAAAGTCTTGTATTGCCCTTTTAGCTTTAAATCTAGGCTTGCCCGACTTTTTACCGTTACAGTCTCCTTTTAACCATTTATCAAAAGCTAGTTCTACCTTTTTTGGTACTTCTTGTAGTACTTGTGAGTAAATGGTTTTGTACCAAGGTCGATCTATCTTGAGTTGAGTTAGAGTTGCTTGTTGACTATAACGATTAGGCTTGTCTTTTAGTTCAGGTAGGTGGCAAACAGTAAGAGAACATCTATCTATCGGGCATCTATTTTGCTCATACCAATCAAACCTTTGAGCAAGTTGATAATTGTATTGACAACGCAACATATCTAATGTGTCGTCAATAATTTTTATTTGTTCGCGGGTTGGTTTTAATCGGTACTGATAGGATGTTCTCACCTGAATCGACCTAATCGGTGTTATGTTTTTAGTATACACCGATTTAAGTATAATTGCAGAAAATATGAAAAAAGACTTTGTATCAAAGGGTCGTTCCGTTAGCGATCTAAAAGTTCACCTAGTGCTAGTGACTAAGTATCGGCGTAAAGCCTTTACATCTTTTATGCTTGCTCGACTCAATGTTGTAATGGAAGAATTACTGGAGAAGTGGGACTGTAAGTTGATTGAATTTAATGGAGAAGATGATTATGTACACCTGCTTTTTCAGTACCATCCAGATATTGAGTTGAGCAAGCTGGTAAATAATCTGAAATCTGTATCGTCTAGAAAACTCCGCCAAGAATTTGCAGAACACCTGGAAAGCTTTTATTGGAAAGATGTTTTTTGGAGTGGCTCATATTTTGTAGCCAGTTGTGGCGGTGTAACTCTATCTACACTTAGGAAATATATTGAGGCTCAAGAATCTCCCACCAATTAAATTGTTCGTTTCCTTCATGTAGAAGTGAACACAGCGAAGCATTGTTCACTTCTACTGTCGTCAACTCACGCGCATTCATCCCACACTGACTGAGTACAGTACAGATGTGGGACTTCTGCTGTTTCAGTTAAAAAAATTAGCGCCCGATGAATTTATTTCCAGGGGATGCTCTGAGCATTGTTACACTGCTCAAGTTGTGGGAGTCTGGGGAAGTTTCTGAGATAGGTAATAATAAGGTTTGCTGAATTTCTCTGGGTAGGTTGGGGCTTACTTGACAGTTGCTATTTAAACACTCCAGCAAAAATTGATTGGCTTGATAGTACTGCTGTAGAGTTTGCTGTTGCTGTAAAGTAAAATTCCAATTCTGTCCGATATTACGGTGGCGGATCATTGCTGTTCTTAATTCTTCTGTCCAAGTTGAACTGTTAGCTTGCCACCAGGATGCGAGATTTTCAGAGCCATCAAGTTGGGTGAGTTGTATTTTTAAGTTTTGCAATGCTTCTTGTAGTGGCGATCGCACTGTTTTAGACTGGATATCAGCTTGTATGGGTAAGGCAAACCCCAGGTCAAGCACACGGTCAATGGTGGGATGTTCAGGTAAGCTCAAACTTAACCTTAATACTCGATCCAAGGCTAGATCAAGTTTTAACTCTGGTGTGAGATTACCAGCTAATGATAAATCTAGCGCGATCGCTAAGTTGAAGTTGGGAGGGGTGTGAGAATTTTGGGCTAAAGCCAACCTCATATAAAAAGCACGGATGGCTGCGGGTTGATAATTAACTTTTAAACTTTCACACTTCTGATTTAACCAAGTAAGGAATTGCTGTAATTGTTCATCTTGAGCCAGCATCTGATCGAGTTTTTGCTTCATAAGCTGCAACAGTTGGTCAGCGTTTCCTAACAACCCTGCTGTGAGTAGAAATACTTCACGCCAACGAGGTTCGGTGATATGGTTCACTAACTTGTTGAGATTTTGGCTTAAAATTTTTGGCTCTAAGTTAGCCACAATATTTCTGGCGGTTAAATACTCTTGAAAAGTTAAATGGGAAAACGAGTAAATTCCTTTGGATCTTTCTACAAGTAACCCATGTTGCACTTCAATTGATTTTAAGACGGCTGCACTATTTAACTGCAATTCATCTTCATCTAAATTATTAATAAAAATGCTTTTTAGGTAGTTGGCGATATGTTCCTCAAGAGTAGATTGCTCAATAAAGTAATCATGCTGTTCAAATGTAATAGCCGCAATTTTACTTAGCAGTTTTATCTTTTGCAATAAAGACAAATGATGATAGATTTCATCACGTTTAATGCCTCTCGATTCATCCCAACGAGTTAAAAGAAGATCTAATCCTTGCTTGTATAAATCGGAACGTCTAGCCGGAAAATCAGCTTTAACTTGAAATACTGAACAAGTCAGATTCAGTAGCAAAGGGGTGGTTGCTAGTTCTTTAATTTGCAGATTTTGAGGTAATTCGATTTTTTCTAGAAACTGACTAGCTTTAGCCAATCCTAATTCGATATTTTTGCATACTGCTACAAACCATTTTTTAGCAAATGCTTGAATTTGTGAAAAATCAAAATCAGCTATTTCAATATCACTAAATCCTTCAAACTGATATTGTCGAGCAGCAATTCGACAACTGATGATAAATTTATTTTTGTAGTACTGATTACAAAATTGGCGGATTTGCTGTAATACTTCATCGCTTTCCTTCGTAGGCACTTCATCCAAGCCATCTAGCAGAAGGAGAACTC contains:
- the ycf46 gene encoding stress-responsive protein Ycf46, giving the protein MQEELNILIQAQYPLIYLVTSEEERAEKTIAAIAQMKPQPRRVFIWTVTHGIIEYGQPRHLTQHNTVSPEAAVEWVIRQKEPGIFIFKDLHPFIDSPATTRWLRDAIAGFKGTNKVIILMSPVQHIPIELEKEVVVMDYPLPDLAELNHVLSYQLEQSRTRKTSTETREKLLKAALGLTKDEAEKVYRKAYVKTGRLTEEEVDIVLSEKKQLIRRNGILEYIEEDETIDAVGGLDELKRWLRQRSNAFTERAREYGLPQPKGMLILGVPGCGKSLIAKTTARLWSLPLLRLDMGRVYDGSMVGRSEANLRNALKTAESISPAILFIDELDKAFAGSGGSADSDGGTSSRIFGSFLTWMQEKTSPVFVMATANRVERLPGEFLRKGRFDEIFFVDLPTPEEREEIFKIHLIKRHRDIERFDIEQLAKVADGFSGAEIEQALIAAMYDAFAQDREFSQLDIIAAIKATMPLSRTMTEQVTALRDWARQRARPAASSVAEYQRLEF
- a CDS encoding DUF1257 domain-containing protein; this translates as MSHFSTLRTKITDAEILKASLRDLGISVKSEADVRGYNGQRVRADLVAVLEGEYDLGWSRNGDGSFDLIADLWGVAKKHNQTELINSINQKYAVNKTLAEVKNRTGLKDANVKLVLQ
- a CDS encoding RNA-guided endonuclease InsQ/TnpB family protein, which translates into the protein MLVYESKLEGAKHQYEKLDEAIRTGVFVRNACIRLWVDGGAKSRNDLYKYCKILADNPEFPWAKLLNSQARQASAERAWASISRFFDNCRKKIPGKKGFPKFKKDRPNHGSIEYKQTGFKLSEDTKYISFTDGFKAGCFRLWGTRDLHFYGLDKINRVRVVRRADGYYAQFLIDHDRIEPREPSGTTVGLDVGLSHFYTDSNGKTVDNPRHLRKSEKRLKRLQRRASKKFKKGQSQSNNYKKAKKKLARSHLQVSRQRKDFVVKTALCVVQSNDLVAYEDLQVRNMVKNHCLAKSINDASWAMFREWVEYFGKVFGVATVAVPPYNTSQKCSNCSAIVKKSLSTRTHVCACGAVLDRDHNAALNILELGLRTVGHTGTQKASGDSNLCIDEGTCQDKLDRGKRKPQE
- a CDS encoding PAM68 family protein — protein: MSSEERQSEDAERVRLPFEPAKKTRQKPPKTQPAPQAITKNPTEKPKPASNSAAVPTVVSNRMIRRVAFFSGLPTAMGMLTFIISYLIVSKEWFNLPNVAVVIISISFFGLGVLGLSYGVLSASWDEERAGNLLGWNEFTTNLGRMTAAWRSKSTVKTED
- the rpsO gene encoding 30S ribosomal protein S15 encodes the protein MSLTQQRKQEIMTEYQVHETDTGSAEVQVAMMTERINRLSTHLKANHKDHASRRGLLTIIGQRKRLLAYIQKKDQQNYQALIARLGIRG
- a CDS encoding ion channel, translated to MGKKHLPYLLWQRLSSKGPSAVMRIGVPKFTWADLYHSLVTISWLQFLGLVALFYIATNTLFAFAYLAGGDCIKNARPGFFPDAFFFSVQTMATIGYGGMFPRTPYANVVVTVEALLGLVGVAMVTGLAFARFSLPTARVLFSKVAVIAPYNRVSTLMFRTANARGNLIMESQIRVTLVRNEVSLEGEYMRRLYDLKLVRRETPIFALSWTVMHPIDNRSPLYGCTAESLIEDGVEIVVTLTGIDQTVAQTIHSHHVFTAQDILWNMKFVDIFHRTPDGKPWIDYTRFNDVTSP
- the tnpA gene encoding IS200/IS605 family transposase → MKKDFVSKGRSVSDLKVHLVLVTKYRRKAFTSFMLARLNVVMEELLEKWDCKLIEFNGEDDYVHLLFQYHPDIELSKLVNNLKSVSSRKLRQEFAEHLESFYWKDVFWSGSYFVASCGGVTLSTLRKYIEAQESPTN
- a CDS encoding NACHT domain-containing protein; translated protein: MAKRSLKASPSGIEKAKNAFKRAGWTQEFLAEQVGITTRQSIWKFFSGKSVERNIFIEICFQMNLDWQEIADLPKDPEVKISQPNQNQKLDIESLVQKLRSHCYDKIADQCSTLRLLDVAQPLQLNDIYVNVNILEVLSNQQWLQVSDFNNFNPEKFNRLGLTQYQQRIAGLQAITNSTKVMVFGKPGAGKTTFLQKIALLCNQGEFEANQVPIFLRLRNLAADLDLVKSANLLDYLYQEISSSNIERSELETLLQHGRVLLLLDGLDEVPTKESDEVLQQIRQFCNQYYKNKFIISCRIAARQYQFEGFSDIEIADFDFSQIQAFAKKWFVAVCKNIELGLAKASQFLEKIELPQNLQIKELATTPLLLNLTCSVFQVKADFPARRSDLYKQGLDLLLTRWDESRGIKRDEIYHHLSLLQKIKLLSKIAAITFEQHDYFIEQSTLEEHIANYLKSIFINNLDEDELQLNSAAVLKSIEVQHGLLVERSKGIYSFSHLTFQEYLTARNIVANLEPKILSQNLNKLVNHITEPRWREVFLLTAGLLGNADQLLQLMKQKLDQMLAQDEQLQQFLTWLNQKCESLKVNYQPAAIRAFYMRLALAQNSHTPPNFNLAIALDLSLAGNLTPELKLDLALDRVLRLSLSLPEHPTIDRVLDLGFALPIQADIQSKTVRSPLQEALQNLKIQLTQLDGSENLASWWQANSSTWTEELRTAMIRHRNIGQNWNFTLQQQQTLQQYYQANQFLLECLNSNCQVSPNLPREIQQTLLLPISETSPDSHNLSSVTMLRASPGNKFIGR